CATAAGAAAAGCTGTGAAACCTTAAATCTGTGGTCCAAATGTAACATATTTATTGAATGCATACATTTGATTTCTGCTTAAACGCTCCAGAGATTAATGTGTCTGAACAATGCcatgctttttaaaaaagacagagaggataaaaaatatgatttagaGCTGggcaataatttaataatatgtTGCAATGTAGTTTGGCAGACAGTCAGAGGTTATATATACATCATTGTTGGTTAATTCTTTTATAGTGTACTTCATAAAATCCAAAAAGTCACACTTAAAACTTAAGTTAAAGTTTTTTTGAGGGGTAAAACATGTGAAGCAACTTGAATGAGACTTATTTAGTTGTCAGGAACCTTTGGGGCAAGGACCACAAATAccaacatacaaacaaatgGAAATTCTGTGTGGAATTTTTGGTTCCCTCAGCGTTTACGCAACGTTAGGCTTCTTCATAACCCTGAGTGAAAGTTTTTTGGTTTACTAACTAACATAAAAGAACCATGGGCATATGCTCTTTTAACGTTGTGTGTTAGTAGGGATGTGGTGCTATTCTGTAGTGTTCTTCATAAATAACCTTTTTATCAGAACCTACCGCATGTGGTGAGTTTATTAATCATCATTTGATATATGGTTTCCTCATTCACGAGCCCCATTTAATAGTTCCAGCAATGAAATCTACATTGGAGCACATTCCTGTCCTAAGTTCCTGTTAATTAAGGTACAaggttatcattattattacattaaggTTATGTTTTCGGCCACAAGATGGAGCAAAAGCACAGAATGCTACTGATGATGTGGCAACTCAATGAAAACCTGGCACCGATTCTGATGCAAAGAACATTCTCTACCTTTTAAAGCTGCCAGAAAACATAAAACTCTGGAGATTTTGTTTTGAGAAACAGGCACATGTTATTTTTCCTGCTGGAGTGTTcaattgtgttttgtgtctcaagCTGTGTTAGCCAGTAACTGATTCCAGTTAATCTCATGCAtttctgtaaaacaaaagaagatATTTAACCAAACTAATCTCCTTAACTTGTCTCCCCAAGTTGTAACTCAGCTCCCATATTTCTGAGCTCAACAGCATGCAAACACTAACACTCTGCACGTGCTAATCTGTATCATCTGTGGCCTATGACATGCAACTACTGGCTGCAcgtttcttcttcctcttctcaaaagaaagtgttttgttttgagtgcTGTGCTGGCTGATGTCATCCATGGCacttgtcatttgtcatttgtactgtacacataaaacacattttgaaaactgttttaGTTTTCCAATTAAGTTTCAGATCATCATATTCTCAATAAgtgagtaaataaacaaaaacgccttaagtaaaagtaatagAAACACAGGTAAGACAATGCAACTTCATGTAAACATATGTATACACTTACACATTTGTGAATATTCATTACAGAAAATCAAGTACTTGTTGCCTCTTTATgaacttttctgtcataaacactgatcttgcagaaccagtagtccacatggagaccaaaacctggtcctaatgaggaatTGGCTaggttctttttctttttgtttacagaTTTATATTCTCCTTGAGTTTACTGCTTCTTCTCATATATCAACTCCTTGGTGCAGTCTGGAAAGCtgctgtgtttcccaaaacaAATTTTGATTCCATACAATCTTCATTCCCACGTTTTGTCATTTCCACCCACTTCTCTTTTGCACACACGCCCTGGACACTGTGTTTCTGAGGGGAAAATGGCCATAAAGAGAGAGACGCTGGACAACAATTGTTGGAGGAATGTCTCAGAaagaaaaggggggagagagaggcaaCAAGAGAGGCTGCGTTTGTGACAACGTGGTACAATTGGAATCAAAGCGGATTAGTCCAACCTAAGTGCTTGTAATAAGTGAGAAGAGTGCACAGCTtgtattaaaacaagcacaaataataatcatctCCACAGTATAATCCCTACATAGTAGGTGAAGTAAAAATGCAGGCTCAAGGTTgcttttcaacatttcatcatGCGCGTGTTACACAGTTACTTTGAAAGGAGTGCGCGCGGCCGCTGTTCACCTCGTGTCGTAATGGTACAGTCCATCAGCGGCTCGCACCTAAATTACAGCCCAGGCCTATAAAAAGTAAACGGCTGCGCAGAGTTGGTGAGAGACAGAGTTTTGTTGACGACGGCGTCCCGCACACggctgagagagacagagacacagagatggagCGGACTGAGCTGGTGAAGCCAGAGACTCTGGACGAGCTGATCAAAACCCTGCACAACATCTTCGAGAGTGACCGCGTCAATGTTGAGGAGGTCCAAGATATCATGGAATCATATGAGAGCAAGCCCCACGAATGGATGAAATATGCTCAGTTTGACCAGTACAGGTTTGTTGCACAATCCTGCAAATAtcaacattattatatatacatttatatatatataagcataTATGGATACATATATAAGCTTCTCTCAATTCCACTTTAAtgtccactttttttaaatctgctgCTTCTACATTCTATTGAGATTCTATTGAAAAAAACgaactgctttttttaaatgtattttgtctTACACATATGTTATTACAATGTtgaattaaatagaaataagaagataatacttttttattattattatcaaatagCAAATGTTACAACGCAGTGAATGTAGAGCATTAGAAGGTTAGATCTGGAAACCTTGCAAACTGATGGTGTATgatacttgtttttgtttttgttttccatacaATGTTTAATGAACTTTCAGcacatcattcactcactaaGTGGAGAAATAgtgaagaacaaacaaaaagttaTAGTGTTTGATCAAGTGATAAAAAATATGTGCCATTTCCTTTGCAGAGGcactaaaaacatgtttgtttgcatgttttttttgacaactacaatcaaataataataatactactactaataataacaaaaccAAATGAAACAGTGAATTCAGAACGTGTAAAGCTGCCATCATAGGGCCCCTCAACTCTAATTATGGCTGCTttattcactttctttttcaaaagCCTCAGTCGTGTCCCAGTGTTTTGATGAGTGAGGGGTCAGTGGAGGGAGGGTGAGCGGCCATCCAATCAACacccagaaacacacacacacccgccgCTCTGTGCACAGACTGATGCTTGGGTGGTGTGACTGGCTGTTGTCCCACCAGAGAGCTGCAGCTGCCTTGCAAATATTTGGGAAGTGACGGAATCTATGGCACGGGGAGCACAGGGAAACGTGCACGGTAGTTACAGACCGAGCAAAGTGTGCAGGAACAGAGTCTGCTGGATGAAAATAGAATGGACAAACAAAGCTTTGCAGACCCCAAGTTTTGCAGTACAAAAATGTAGTTATGTATAGATTAAGGAAATTAAATTAGCCACATAAATGAACTTTGCAAATAAACCTCAACCTAATGATGCACACTTTGCATACAGACATGGAGCTGTGTTGAACTGTATTTGAGTGTCCAGGAATAGACACGCTGCAGCATTATATGTATTACTCTGTGGCTGATACTGGCCTATGACCTTACAATAAACTACTCTCTGCTAGATGTGCGTATTAataatagagctgcaactaaggattctTTTCAGCATGGATTattctgtcgattattttcacgattaatcaagtaatcggttggtccaaaaaatgtcagaaaacgttaagaaatgttgattggtgaacctggaaatgaggacaaaccaaaaggattcacttttaatgatttctttgttatctggagcaaagaaattaagaaaatattcacatttaagaagctaaaacaatcagaaatcttgttggAATCATgacaaaaagcttcaaaccgaagctaacaatcgattaatcgagtaattgtttcagctctaattaataaatatgtatttcagTAGAGATTTTTGCCAAATTATTCATGATATGTTCTGTAGAATGTTGTGGATGTGctacagcagtgtgtgaatctgtgtgttgtatgtgtctACAATCAATTATGCGAGGATTGTAAAGCAGCGTGTGTTTTCACGCCTCGGCTTTtgcagggaaaagaaaaacaccctcACGTGTCCCAGCTCTATTGGCTGTAGTGAGCGAACCTTCGCTGTAACAGTATCACCAGTGTGAAGCCACACAGTACCGCACAGTATGACATGACGTGCCGCTCATTTGTCCCTGTTTTTTCCCACAGGTACACAAGGAACTTGGTTGATGAGGGAAATGGGAAGTTTAATCTCATGATTCTGTGCTGGGGTGAAGGCCACGGCAGGTGAGAGATGCTCCCACGTTCACCAGAACCAATAACATGACTTACTGTTGGCATAATCTGGTAATTAATTTTATCAGTTTGTAAAGATAAGAGAACCCGATGTTCttcagaaagacacacaaaacaaagagtTACAAACCAATATCCTTATCTAATGATACTGGTTTAAATGTCCTACTCTGTCAGCAATATGTTGCCTAATGTGGGAGGAAggttgttttatatgtttttttagtaAATAAACTTAACAATGGTTGGATTAGATCATAGATATGGTGTACATGCTGTACTACAGGTCTATCACTTACTTTCTCCTGTAGTGATgtggtttcatttatttcatttacccTGAGATTTAATGCTCAGTAATGTAATGCTGTACTACACATCCATTTAGGTAACTTCCAGTTTGAGTTTCTAGAGTTTCTAAAAATGCGAACTCTTCCAAATACAAAAGTCGTCCTGCCTTAACTTTTCCTACCTCCCTGCTCTAAATGTCATGAACATGCCTCATGAGTCTTGTCATATTCAGACACTATGTTCCTCTTTTTTCACGCTTTGCAGTAGCATCCACGACCACACCAACTCCCACTGTTTCATGAAGCTGCTTCAGGGTCAGCTGAAGGAGACGCTGTTCAAGTGGCCAGATAGTAAATCTCATGGAAACATGGTCCAGAAGTCACAGAGAGTCCTCCAGGAAAACAAGGTGGCTTACATAAATGGTAAGAACTTACCCTTTTACACCTCGGAGAATGAATGTGACTCTATCACTGTGTTAAACTGGTACACTCACATTGTGTTATGTCCAGTACATTAGAACAAACATCCTTCACGAGTTAGATATGCTGATAAAATacactgtgtctgtggttcACTGTACAATGAATAGTGTGTACAGTAGTTGTCTCCTCAAATCTCTGCTGACAGCGATTTAAACAAAGTCAGCAGAGTCCTGGTGCGATGTTTGCCCACAGCACAGCTAGTAGTGACTCCTCGGAGCCAATTCACAGCATCACATGtctacatgtatgtgtgttcacgtgtgtgtgtgtgtgtgtgtttagactCCCTTGGCCTGCATCGTGTGGAAAATGTCAGCCATACTGAGTGTGCAGTCAGTTTGCACCTGTACAGCCCGCCTTTCCAGGCCTGCCAGACCTTTGACCAGCGGACGGGGCACAGGAACACTGTCAAGATGACATTCTGGAGCAAACATGGAGAGAGGACTCCTTTTgtaagtgactttttttctcttttttttttttattggggcccgagcactcacacagtggtgcgaggACCTATGGGAATTCCTTTAacttggtgtttttttcttctcccgaCATGATCTCATTTTTGAGGCGCTAAACATTAGTGAAAACTAAGATCAGAATTCAGAacgtttataaaaaaataagggTCATAcgtaaaagtggtgcaaaatggctcagtagagCCCCCAAAGGCGAAACCCGGTAGGAGAAagccaaatttcacaaaacatgGTGCCTCAAACCATGGCctcaacacaacaggaagtccACCATTTTGACTTTGGTGTCCAATACACTCATCGGAGCATGTtaccaacattaaaaaaaaaaagaaagtcagcaCAGTGTCTTGCCAA
The DNA window shown above is from Solea senegalensis isolate Sse05_10M linkage group LG5, IFAPA_SoseM_1, whole genome shotgun sequence and carries:
- the cdo1 gene encoding cysteine dioxygenase type 1 encodes the protein MERTELVKPETLDELIKTLHNIFESDRVNVEEVQDIMESYESKPHEWMKYAQFDQYRYTRNLVDEGNGKFNLMILCWGEGHGSSIHDHTNSHCFMKLLQGQLKETLFKWPDSKSHGNMVQKSQRVLQENKVAYINDSLGLHRVENVSHTECAVSLHLYSPPFQACQTFDQRTGHRNTVKMTFWSKHGERTPFEATLSQENN